The sequence GCCAAGCCGTTTTGGCGCGGATAGCTGCCGAGCTTGCGCAGCATCAGCGAGGCCGTCACCGTGCCCTGCTTGATCGAAGTGGCCAGCCGTAGGATTTCATCCCAATGAGCGCGAATAGCCTTGATGTTCAGCCTGTCGCTGCTAATCATCGGCTTGAGTGCATCGTAGGCAGTATCGCCCTTGGGAATGAACAGCTTGGTGTCGCCCAGGTCGCGGATGCGCGGCGCGAACCGGAATCCCAGAAAGTGCATCAGGCCGAACACATGATCGGTGAAGCCCGCCGTGTCGGTGTAGTGTTCCTCGATACGCAAGTCAGACTCGTGGTACAGCAGGCCATCGAGCACATAGGTCGAGTCGCGCAAGCCGACGTTGACCACCTTGGCGCTGAAGGGCGCGTATTGGTCGGAGATATGGGTATAGAACGTCCGCCCAGGGCTACTTCCATACTTCGGATTGATATGCCCGGTGCTCTCTGCCTTGCTGCCGGTTCGGAAGTTCTGGCCGTCCGACGATGACGTGGTGCCGTCGCCCCAGTTTCCGGCGAAGGGTTGTCGAAACTGTGCGTTCACCAGCTCGGCCAGCGCCGTCGAATAGGTTTCGTCGCGAACGTGCCAGGCTTGCAGCCAAGACAGCTTGGCGTAGGTGGTGCCAGGGCAGGACTCGGCCATCTTGGTGAGCCCAAGATTGATACCATCAGCCAGAATCGTCGTCATCAGCAAGGTTTTGTCCTTGGCCGTGTCGCCGGTCTTCAGGTGTGTGAAGTGGCGCGTGAAGCCCGTCCATTCATCGACCTCCATCAGCAACTCGGTGATCTTGAGGTGCGGCAGCAACATCGCCGACTGGTCAATCAAGGCTTGCGCGGCGTCTGGCACCGCTGCGTCCAGCGGCGTGATCTTCAGGCCCGATGCAGTGGTGATGATGGCGTCCGGTAAGTCGTTGGTCGCCGCCATGCGGTTGACTGTGGCGAGTTGCGCCTCCAATAATTCCAGTCGGTCATGCAGATATTGGTCGCAGTCGGTGGCCACGGCCAGTGGCAATTCGCTGGCCAGCTTCAGGGTGGCGAACTTCTCGATCGGCACCAGGTATTCGTCGAAGTCCTTGAACTGGCGCGAACCCTGCACCCAAACATCACCAGAGCGCAGTGCGTTCTTCAGCTCCGACAGGGCGCATAACTCGTAGTAACGCCGGTCAATACCCTCGTCGGTCAGAACCAGCTTTGCCCAGCGCGGCTTGATGAATGCGGTTGGCGCATCGGCGGGCACCTTGCGCGCGCTGTCGCTGTTCATGCCGCGCAGCACGTCGATGGCATCGAGCACACCCTTGGCGGTGGGCGCGGCGCGCAGTTTGAGCACGTCCAGGAACTGCGGCGCATAGCGGCGCAGCGTGGCGTAACTCTCGCCGATATGGTGCAGGAAATCAAAATCGGCAGGCCGCGCCAGCGTTTGCGCCTCGGTGACGCTGGCGGCGAAGGTGTCCCACGGCATGACCGCTTCGATGGCGGCGAACGGATCGCCGCCGCTTTGTTTGGCTTCAATCAGCGCCTGACCGATGCGCCCATACATCCGCACCTTGTCGTTGATCGCCTTGCCGGAAGCCTGGAACTGCTGTTGATGCTTGTTCTTGGCCGCATTGAACAGCTTGCCGATGATACGGTCGTGAAGGTCGATGATTTCATCAGTGACGGTGGCCATGCCCTCGATGGCCAGTGCTACCAAGGTGGCGTAACGCCGCTGCGACTCGAACTTGGCCAGGTCGGCGGGCGTCATCTGGCCGCCTTCGCGGGCGATCTTGAGCAAGCGGTTTTGGTGTACCTGCCGTTCGATGCCAGCAGGTAGGTCAAGCGCCTGCCAGGCTTTGAGGCGTTCGATGTGTTCAAGCATGTGGCGCGAGTTCGGCTTGGCGGGCGATTGGCGCAGCCACGCTAGCCACGTCATTTTGCTACCATCCTTGCGCTTGAGCAGTTCGTCCAGGCGCTGGCGATGGACAGGTATCAAGGAATCGGCCAATGCCGCATGGATGCTTCGGTTGGCACGGGTAATGGCCTCGGCGCTTGCGCGCTCGATGGCATTCATGGCGGGTAGGATGATGCTCTGCCGCCGCAGGTTTTCAACAAGGGTGCTGGCCAGCACAATGCCTTTGTCTGTTTGCAAGGCCAGTTCGGTCAATGTATGCACGGCTTGCCGGTAATGACTCATGGTGAAGGGCTTGAATCCAAACACCGTTTGCAGCTCGACCAAGTGCTCCCGCCGTGTCTGCTCGCGCTGGCCGTAATGGTTCCAGCTTTCCACCGGCACCTTGAGTTGTGCGGCCACCATGCGCAGCAGGGGCGGAAATGGAGGATCATCGACGCCCAAGAAGATGCCAGGGAATCGCAAGTAGCAAAGCTGCACGGCGAAGCCCAATCGATTCGCGGCGCCGCGACGCTGACGGATCACCGACAGGTCGGTTTCGTTGAACGTGTAGTGCCGTATCAGTTCGTCTTTGGCATCTGGCAGTGTCAGCAGACTTTCGCGCTCGGTGGCGGACAGGATTGAGCGGCGTGGCATGGTCAGTCTTCCCGCAGGTACTGGTACAAGGTTTCACGGCTGATGCCGAAGTCACGGGCCACCAAGGTTTTCTGGTCGCCTGCCGCAACTCGCCGTTTCAACTCGGCAATTTGTTCGCTGTTCAGCGATTTCTTTCGTCCCCGGTAGGCCCCGCGCTGCTTAGCCAGCACGATTCCCTCGCGCTGACGTTCGCGGATCAGAGCGCGCTCGAACTCAGCAAAGGCTCCCATGACCGACAGCATCAGATTGGCCATCGGTGAGTCCTCGCCGGTGAACGTTAGCCCTTCTTTGACGAACTCCATGCGCACGCCCCGTTGTGTCAGCCCTTGGACGATGCGGCGCAGGTCATCAAGGTTGCGTGCCAACCTGTCCATGCTATGCACCACCACGGTGTCGCCCTCGCGGACGAAGGCCAGCAGCCTTTCAAGTTCGGGACGTTGTGTGTCCTTGCCTGAAGCCTTATCGGTGAATACCTTGCCGACTTCTATTTGTTCCAGTTGTCGATCAGGATTCTGGTCGAAGCTGCTGACGCGAACGTAGCCGATACGTTGACCTTGCAAGATGCCTCCAAAGGTAAAAATGTCAGGATGAGATCTATTACCCTTGGCTGAATGTGTCAATAAATATAAATTAATACCCTACTCTGACGTTGTTTGTGCTCAACATCTGACATCAGGTTAGGGTATAGCCTTAACTGACACCACCTCCCAGGGCCTGATATAAAGCAACACTATCGACTAGGCGTTGTGCCTGGGCCGCAACCATATTGATCCGGATTGACTGTGCCTGTTGCTGCGCGATGAGCAGTTGCAGGTAGCTGGCCGCGCCCAGCCGGTATTGCCGCTCGACCGACTGCAAGGAGGCCTGTGCAGCCATATCAGCGGCAGCGAGGGCAGTCAAAGTTTGTGCATCGCTTTCCACCGCGCGCAGGGTGTCGGCGACGTTACGCAAAGACTCCAACACGACGCTCTGGTAATTGGCTGCGGCGGCATCAAAAGCGGCGAGCGCCGCTCTTTTTTCAGCGGGTAGCCCTGGATTAAAAAGAGGTTGGGTGAGCTGCGCAACCAGGCCCCACACTGCCGAGCCACCACCGAACAGGGCACCGGTGGTCAGCGCTTGAGAGCCAAGGTTGGCGCTCAGGTTGATCTGTGGGTAGAGCTTGGCGATAGCCACACCATAGTCTGCATTGGCCGCATGCAACAGCGCCTCTGACGCCTGGATATCCGGTCGGCGGCGCACCAGTTCTGAGGGCACGACGAGCGGCATCTCGACGGGCAGAGTGAAATCGGCCAGAGTGAAGGCCGGGATGCCACCCGTGCCTGGGGCACGACCGGCTAGCACCGCCAGTAGATGTTCGGTTTGTTGCAGTTGTTTACGCAGCGCAGGCAGTTCTGCCCGCGTTTGCTCCGCCTGAGCTTGTAGGCTTAACGCTTCATCAGGTGAGGCCTGACCGATACGCACGCGTTCATGGGCTAGGCGCAGTTGCTCATCCTGCACGCGCAAAATGGCAGTAGTGGCTTCTAGTTGCGCGGCGAGGCGTGCTCGGGTAATGGCAGCGGTTGCCATATTGCCGGCAAGGGCCAGGCGCGCAGCATTCAGTTCGAAGCGACGGTAGTCGGCGCGAGCAGCCAAGGCTTCGAGTGCGCGCCGGTTGCCGCCAGCCAGATCGAGGTTGTAATGCACGCCAACGCTGGCGTTGTAGAGGCTGAATTGACGTGCGTCTCCGCTCAACCCTTGGCTACTGGGACTCATTTGCTGGCGCTGAGATCCCAGTGCGACATCTACCTGTGGATATTGCGTCGAGCCCGCCTGTGCGGCAAGAAGCTCCTGCGCCTGTCGCAAATTGGCGCTGATGCTCGCCAGCGTCGGGCTGACATGGAAAGCTTCGTTGATCAGTCCGTCGAGTGCGGATGAACCCAAGCTTTGCCACCATTGCGTTTCGATCGGAAGCCCTTCGACTAGACGTTGTGTTTCGCCGAACTGCGTGGGAGCGGACGCGGTTCTATCAGCTACCGGTGTTGCAGTGTAGCGAGCCACATCGGGTGCGGTGGGACGCTGAAAATCAGGGCCGGCGGCGCAGCCGGCCAGACCGGCGGTGACCAGACCAGCTACTAGGTAAGTTGCCGCAAGCCGTCTTTCGAGGCTGATGGGGCGCTGGCATGTTTTAGCGTGCTCCATAAAAATGCTCCACGAAAGGTTTACGGAAAGCTTGGTGGCAGCCCAAGCAGCTTTCCTGCACGTGGGCGAATGATTGGATCACCGCCTTGCCGTCGCTGCTCGCAGCAGCCAGCTTCATGGCCAGCGCCGCCTCGTGAGTCTGCGCGTCAAAGTTTCTGAACTTGGTCGCATCAGCGCCGAGGTAAGCAAGGATGCGCATTTTTTCAGTAAGCGGTGGCTCGGGGTGTGCAGCAACTTTTGGGGCGAGCTGAACGACCTGAACCCATTCCTCCTGCGAAATCGCACCGGTAATAGCCTGCATGTTGCGCCCGAGTTCCTGCATGATCTTGCGTAGCGCCAGTGGCTCAATCTGGGTAGCGTCACCAGCCCAAGCGGGCAACTGAAAACCCCATAAAAGCAGGCAGGCCGTAACGGTCAGGGTGATAGTTCCAAATGCGTGGCTGTGTTTGCGGTGGGTCATGAAATTCTCCTGTAATTCAATCGTTCTCTCATTCGAACTCCCGCCCTTCGCCAGCTTCCTCATGGGTCACACCGTCGCGGATGTGGTAGATGCGCTTGAAAGTGGGGATGATCTTTTCGTCATGGGTGACGACGATGATGGCGGTCTCGAACTTCCGAGCCATGTCATTGAGGATGCGGATCACAGCCATGGCGCGCTCGGAATCCAGCGGCGCAGTGGGTTCATCGGCCAGGATCACCGGGGGACGATTGACCAATCCGCGCGCGATGGCAACCCGTTGCTGCTCGCCACCGGAGAGTTGCGAGGGCATCGCGCGAGCTCGGTGTTGCACATCAAGCGCCGTGAGCAATTCCAGTGCCTTCGCGCGCGACTCTCCATTCGCGACGCCTGCAAGCATCGGCAGCAGCGCCACGTTGTCGGTGACATCGAGAAACGGAATCAGGTATGGTGCTTGGAAAACGAAACCGATCTTGTCGCGCCGCAAGGCGCGCAAGTCGCGGACTTTCCAGCCATCGTCGTAGATCACTTCATCACCCAGCGTCATGCGCCCGGCGGTCGGATCAATCACTGCGCCCAGACATTTGAGCAGCGTGCTCTTGCCGGACCCGGAAGGGCCAATCAGGCCAACCACCTCGCCGGGTGCCACCTGCATGTCCACGCCTTTCAAGGCATCGACCGCGGTATCCCCCTCGCCATAACGTTTTCTCAAACCTTCGATGCGAATGCCTTTGCCACTCATCTCAACCTCCAATGGCTTCGGCCGGATCGACCTTGAGTGCCATGCGAATGGCGACGATGCTGGCTAGAACGCAGATCACGAGCACGGCGAAAAAACCGGCGATGGAGTCGAACGGCATCAACAGTACGTACTTGGGAAACAGGGGCGCTGAGAAAGTGGCTGTGATCTTGCCGACCACGAAACCAATCACGCCCAGGGCGAGCGCCTGCTGCATGATCATCGCGGCGATGGTTCGGTTGCGTGTGCCGATGAGCTTCAACACCGCGATCTCGCGGATTTTGTCCATCGTCAGCGAATAGATGATGAAGGCAACGATGGCCGCGCTAACGATGGCCAGAATCACTAAGAACATGCCGATCTGCTTGGCCGAGGTGGCGATCAACTTGCCGACGAGGATGTCTTCCATCTGTGCCCGGGTGTAGACCGTCAAACGCTTCCAGCGCCGGATGGATTCGGCAACCTCGTCCGGCGTATGGCCAGGTTTCAGTGTGACCAGTACTGCATTGACGAACGCGTTGGTGCTCTGTGAAGCAATCACGGCATCCAGCAAACCTGGAACACCGGGTCGATTGAAAGCCGGGTTGGCTTCGGTGCGACGCCGGCTTTGCCAAATGGCGTCGTTGTCCTTGAGGAACTGAGCCTCTTGGGCATCCTTGAGCGGAATGAATACCATCGGGTCGCCGCTGGACGACACCATGCGCCGTGTAAGCCCAACGACGGTGTAATGATTTCGGCGAATGGCAAGACGATCTCCCAGTTTGAAGCCGGTGGCGATGTCGGCCACCGCCTCGTAGTGACCGCGCGTGATCTGGCGTCCAGCGACGAGATAAGGAGGCCATCCGGGTGTAGCCCCCAACGCGCCGGGCGCGATGCCGACCACCATGGTGCGTACATCACTCTCGCCCTTGCGTACCTGCATGGTCAGGTAGGTCACGTTCGCTGCCTGGGCGACTCCCGGCATGGCGAGGATGGCGCGATACACGTCATCGTTGAGGCTGGACGACTCCGCATAAGGACCCAGAGTGTCCTTTTGCACCACCCAAAGGTCGGCGCCACTGTTGTCGAGCAGCGCCTTGCCGTCGTCCACCATGCCCCGGTACACCCCGGCCATGACCAGGGTGACGCCGATCAGCAGACCCAGACCGATGCCAGTGAAGACGAACTTTCCCCAGGCATGGAGAATGTCGCGGCCGGCCAGGCTGATCATCGTGACACTCCTGGGATGTGGTCGACCACATGGATGCGGCTGCGCGCCGTCAGTGCCTTTTCGCTATAGGTCACAACCTGGTCCCCATTCTTGAGCCCTTCGCGCACCTGCACGTAACCATTGAGGTCGGAAGTGCCGAGCTTGACCGGGGAGAAACGCAGATCACCATCCACGATTTGCCAGACCCCGACTTTGTCGCCCTCACGCTGGACGGCAGAGTTGGGGATCAGTGGAGCGGCCGGGAGCGCCGGCAAGTCAACTGTGACTTCGCCCAGTTCACCCACCGGTGGCAAAGGTTCTGGTTTGTTATCGAATGTCACCTTGGCGAGCGTTTCCTCGGTTACCGCGTCGGCCTTGGGTTCCACCCGCAGCACGCGACCATTCAACGTCTGGCCGCCACGCGAACGCAGGACGATACGAGCCGGCAGCCCCCCAGCCAGCCCCGATGCGCTGATCTGGTCGAAGCGCACATTGATCCACAAACTCTTGGGGTCGATCACTTCCACCACGGCCTGGCCTGCGACGATGGTCGTGCCGGGATCGGCATCGCGCACGGCGACTACACCGTCGACCGGCGCGATCAGGCGCAGATTGCTCCGCTGCGCGACGAGTCCTTCGCGGTCGGAGCGTGCCCGGGCAATATCTTCCCGAGCGGCGGATAGGGCGGCATCGGCGATCTGCAGTTCCTGCCGCTTGGTGGTGACGATTTCCTCGCTGGTCGAGCGCACCGCAAACAATTGCTCATAGCGGCGCGCCTGGGTTTGCGCGTAGGCTTGCCGGGCTTCTGCCTCGCGCAAAGCCGCTTCCGCACGCTTGAATGCCGACTCCTGTGAGCGCACCCGATCATCGAGGTCGACCGGATCCATCTCGCCGAGCACCTGTCCGGCCTTGACCTGGTCGCCTACATGCACCTCCAGGCGTTTGACGCGCCCGGCAAACGTCGGCCCGATCTTGTAGGTGTAGCGCGCCTCCACCGTGCCGATGCCGAACAGCGCCGGTGTGATAGCCCGTGATTCCACGCTTGCCACCGTCACAGCGACCGGGGCGAGCGGCCCTGATCGCAGACCGACATAAATAAAAAGCACCAGCAAAGGAATGATGACGGCAAGCAGCGCCAGGGTGCGGCCTTGCAAGGGTAACTTTTTCATTGCGCACTCCTTATGCCACGCCGATAAATTGCAAAGACGCGCGGCGCATCGCGGTGCATACGTCCCACATCACCCGCCAACAGCGATTGCATGACCAAGCCCTGGATCGTGCCAATGAACAGCGTTGCCGCCGCCTCGTTGTCAAGCGAGGGAGACAACTCGCCGCTGGCCTTGCCTTTCTCGATGAGACGATGCAAACGTTCGCCGTAGCGCTGAATCAAGGTTTGCACCATGCGCTTGGCCGGTGTCGATTCGGCACGCTGAAGCTCACCAAACATCATTCTTGGCACGCCTGGGTGCTCAGCTACGAATTCGATATGACTCATGAACATCGCCTCCATGGCTGCCAAGGGCGAATCGATTCCTTGTGCGGATCGATCGATTCTGGCTAATAGGCGCTCTGCTACCCACTCCATGACCGCCTGCCAAATGGCTTCCTTGTTCGGGAAGTGCCGAAACAGCGCACCCTGGGTCAAGTTCATGTGTTTAGCGATAGCCGCAGTGGTTATCTCGCTTGGGTTTTGTGAACCGGCAAGCGCCACGACGGACTCGACAGTTACGGCACGACGTTCATCGGCCGGCAGATGCTTTGGATGGGTGTCCACGAGCACTCCTTGTAAGATAGTAAATGATTACTATCTTACCACAAGAGGCAACTCAAACAAGAGAAAACCCGACGTACTCGTCAATATCTAGAGTCTGCAATGGGCTTAACGTGCTTTATTTTCCGTTTTCTGAGACGTCCCCACGTAGGTCTTCATGGTTACCTCGTCATCTAAAAATCAATTGTTCGTTTAAGCTTTTTGGAAATAGTGAGCAATATAAAAATCACCGTTGGAGCCTGACGCCAAACGGAGACGTTTCTAGGCAGCCTTTAAAATCCTTACCTGTAAGGTATCCCTTTTTTGCTCCGCGAGCCAGAGATCGTATTGCGCCTGCTGGATCAGCCAGCTGTCAGCGGTCGTTTCCAGCGCAATCGAAAGACGCACGGCCATCTCGGGGCTGACCCTGGAGTGGCCGTTCAAAAGTTCCGACAACGCTTTGCGGGAGACTCCCAGCGCTTTAGCGGCCTCCGTGACGGTGACGCCGAGCGGTTCCAGGCACAATTCTCTGATGATTTCTCCCGGATGGGGAGGATTGAACATGGTTGCCATGGTGTGTTTTCCTTTAATGATAATCGACGAGGTTGACATCAAAAACGTTTGGCCCTTCGAACCTGAAAATAATTCTCCAATTGCCACTGACGTCCACAGCCCAGAAGTCACTCAGTGCGCCCTGGAGGGCATGCAAACGAAGGCCGGGGAGATTCATGTCTTTTGGTTCACAAGAGGCGTTGAGCCGGCCCAAAATAAGGCGAATGCGTTTTTCATACTGCGCCTGGATGCCGGCTTTGTTGCCGCTTTCGTAGTAGCGCTCCAGGCCTTTGTGATTAAAGGATTTAATCATGGCCTAATTGTACCCTGTAACGTTACAGGGTACAATGATTTTTAAAGGCTTTCATTGCGATTAGCACTCACACCGCCCTGGCGGCGCTTTATGTTCAGCCATTTCCTTGATCGTTGCCTTGATCCCCAAATTACGGAGAAGGTGAAAGCTCCTATACATGCCAGGGCTCACACGGGAGGTCTCCAAGATGTTTGCTCTGAAACAATGTTCATCGGTAAACCTCTCGCCTGTTGCCGATTCGGACAACGATAGAGAGTCAACACCCCATCCTCGATTTTCGCAATAATCCGGTAGTCA is a genomic window of Pelobacter propionicus DSM 2379 containing:
- a CDS encoding Tn3 family transposase, translated to MPRRSILSATERESLLTLPDAKDELIRHYTFNETDLSVIRQRRGAANRLGFAVQLCYLRFPGIFLGVDDPPFPPLLRMVAAQLKVPVESWNHYGQREQTRREHLVELQTVFGFKPFTMSHYRQAVHTLTELALQTDKGIVLASTLVENLRRQSIILPAMNAIERASAEAITRANRSIHAALADSLIPVHRQRLDELLKRKDGSKMTWLAWLRQSPAKPNSRHMLEHIERLKAWQALDLPAGIERQVHQNRLLKIAREGGQMTPADLAKFESQRRYATLVALAIEGMATVTDEIIDLHDRIIGKLFNAAKNKHQQQFQASGKAINDKVRMYGRIGQALIEAKQSGGDPFAAIEAVMPWDTFAASVTEAQTLARPADFDFLHHIGESYATLRRYAPQFLDVLKLRAAPTAKGVLDAIDVLRGMNSDSARKVPADAPTAFIKPRWAKLVLTDEGIDRRYYELCALSELKNALRSGDVWVQGSRQFKDFDEYLVPIEKFATLKLASELPLAVATDCDQYLHDRLELLEAQLATVNRMAATNDLPDAIITTASGLKITPLDAAVPDAAQALIDQSAMLLPHLKITELLMEVDEWTGFTRHFTHLKTGDTAKDKTLLMTTILADGINLGLTKMAESCPGTTYAKLSWLQAWHVRDETYSTALAELVNAQFRQPFAGNWGDGTTSSSDGQNFRTGSKAESTGHINPKYGSSPGRTFYTHISDQYAPFSAKVVNVGLRDSTYVLDGLLYHESDLRIEEHYTDTAGFTDHVFGLMHFLGFRFAPRIRDLGDTKLFIPKGDTAYDALKPMISSDRLNIKAIRAHWDEILRLATSIKQGTVTASLMLRKLGSYPRQNGLAVALRELGRIERTLFILDWLQSVELRRRVHAGLNKGEARNALARAVFFYRLGEIRDRSFEQQRYRASGLNLVTAAIVLWNTVYLERATSALRAHGKALDDTLLQYLSPLGWEHINLTGDYLWRSSAKVGAGKFRPLRPLPPA
- a CDS encoding recombinase family protein gives rise to the protein MQGQRIGYVRVSSFDQNPDRQLEQIEVGKVFTDKASGKDTQRPELERLLAFVREGDTVVVHSMDRLARNLDDLRRIVQGLTQRGVRMEFVKEGLTFTGEDSPMANLMLSVMGAFAEFERALIRERQREGIVLAKQRGAYRGRKKSLNSEQIAELKRRVAAGDQKTLVARDFGISRETLYQYLRED
- a CDS encoding efflux transporter outer membrane subunit; the protein is MEHAKTCQRPISLERRLAATYLVAGLVTAGLAGCAAGPDFQRPTAPDVARYTATPVADRTASAPTQFGETQRLVEGLPIETQWWQSLGSSALDGLINEAFHVSPTLASISANLRQAQELLAAQAGSTQYPQVDVALGSQRQQMSPSSQGLSGDARQFSLYNASVGVHYNLDLAGGNRRALEALAARADYRRFELNAARLALAGNMATAAITRARLAAQLEATTAILRVQDEQLRLAHERVRIGQASPDEALSLQAQAEQTRAELPALRKQLQQTEHLLAVLAGRAPGTGGIPAFTLADFTLPVEMPLVVPSELVRRRPDIQASEALLHAANADYGVAIAKLYPQINLSANLGSQALTTGALFGGGSAVWGLVAQLTQPLFNPGLPAEKRAALAAFDAAAANYQSVVLESLRNVADTLRAVESDAQTLTALAAADMAAQASLQSVERQYRLGAASYLQLLIAQQQAQSIRINMVAAQAQRLVDSVALYQALGGGVS
- a CDS encoding HigA family addiction module antitoxin codes for the protein MATMFNPPHPGEIIRELCLEPLGVTVTEAAKALGVSRKALSELLNGHSRVSPEMAVRLSIALETTADSWLIQQAQYDLWLAEQKRDTLQVRILKAA
- a CDS encoding cytochrome c gives rise to the protein MTHRKHSHAFGTITLTVTACLLLWGFQLPAWAGDATQIEPLALRKIMQELGRNMQAITGAISQEEWVQVVQLAPKVAAHPEPPLTEKMRILAYLGADATKFRNFDAQTHEAALAMKLAAASSDGKAVIQSFAHVQESCLGCHQAFRKPFVEHFYGAR
- a CDS encoding ABC transporter permease: MISLAGRDILHAWGKFVFTGIGLGLLIGVTLVMAGVYRGMVDDGKALLDNSGADLWVVQKDTLGPYAESSSLNDDVYRAILAMPGVAQAANVTYLTMQVRKGESDVRTMVVGIAPGALGATPGWPPYLVAGRQITRGHYEAVADIATGFKLGDRLAIRRNHYTVVGLTRRMVSSSGDPMVFIPLKDAQEAQFLKDNDAIWQSRRRTEANPAFNRPGVPGLLDAVIASQSTNAFVNAVLVTLKPGHTPDEVAESIRRWKRLTVYTRAQMEDILVGKLIATSAKQIGMFLVILAIVSAAIVAFIIYSLTMDKIREIAVLKLIGTRNRTIAAMIMQQALALGVIGFVVGKITATFSAPLFPKYVLLMPFDSIAGFFAVLVICVLASIVAIRMALKVDPAEAIGG
- a CDS encoding type II toxin-antitoxin system RelE/ParE family toxin produces the protein MIKSFNHKGLERYYESGNKAGIQAQYEKRIRLILGRLNASCEPKDMNLPGLRLHALQGALSDFWAVDVSGNWRIIFRFEGPNVFDVNLVDYH
- a CDS encoding ABC transporter ATP-binding protein, with product MSGKGIRIEGLRKRYGEGDTAVDALKGVDMQVAPGEVVGLIGPSGSGKSTLLKCLGAVIDPTAGRMTLGDEVIYDDGWKVRDLRALRRDKIGFVFQAPYLIPFLDVTDNVALLPMLAGVANGESRAKALELLTALDVQHRARAMPSQLSGGEQQRVAIARGLVNRPPVILADEPTAPLDSERAMAVIRILNDMARKFETAIIVVTHDEKIIPTFKRIYHIRDGVTHEEAGEGREFE
- a CDS encoding TetR/AcrR family transcriptional regulator gives rise to the protein MDTHPKHLPADERRAVTVESVVALAGSQNPSEITTAAIAKHMNLTQGALFRHFPNKEAIWQAVMEWVAERLLARIDRSAQGIDSPLAAMEAMFMSHIEFVAEHPGVPRMMFGELQRAESTPAKRMVQTLIQRYGERLHRLIEKGKASGELSPSLDNEAAATLFIGTIQGLVMQSLLAGDVGRMHRDAPRVFAIYRRGIRSAQ
- a CDS encoding efflux RND transporter periplasmic adaptor subunit, coding for MKKLPLQGRTLALLAVIIPLLVLFIYVGLRSGPLAPVAVTVASVESRAITPALFGIGTVEARYTYKIGPTFAGRVKRLEVHVGDQVKAGQVLGEMDPVDLDDRVRSQESAFKRAEAALREAEARQAYAQTQARRYEQLFAVRSTSEEIVTTKRQELQIADAALSAAREDIARARSDREGLVAQRSNLRLIAPVDGVVAVRDADPGTTIVAGQAVVEVIDPKSLWINVRFDQISASGLAGGLPARIVLRSRGGQTLNGRVLRVEPKADAVTEETLAKVTFDNKPEPLPPVGELGEVTVDLPALPAAPLIPNSAVQREGDKVGVWQIVDGDLRFSPVKLGTSDLNGYVQVREGLKNGDQVVTYSEKALTARSRIHVVDHIPGVSR